A stretch of the Neodiprion lecontei isolate iyNeoLeco1 chromosome 4, iyNeoLeco1.1, whole genome shotgun sequence genome encodes the following:
- the LOC107220549 gene encoding protein SMG8 isoform X1 gives MRPQKFKLPFNTDSLPNAERKVVVVSVFGKSHFRAKACKTEMLSSILQTSLLDDPTVDEDDLCEIEGYHDAKDRVVYLHVRGLLDTHTLINAYDRFIDKSDSKDFLTAWAHMREKYSRALLVLFHVSHVLILTHPTHSFDYSYVHLFRALDVVRQKTSGQVGEILSGIPGLPKDWATNVRPCSPRVLFYFETCPSSFRDSEGGNIKKLEHSLEDQIYHILRKNRIVTNISTNSLFAIPANQEFVYVHTGPTESRDILGHMVRKLIQSCKVSSGGDTSRSLASVDSLFLSNDLEDETHTFKSFLQQHISLAFAKGFDDNVGRLAAPTHFQIPTLSLFFEVVNKLMDFFVKRMDRETSTLHHLLDTDVKFSKSRCSKVLPRALQTYQDGLPQHYTRAYHETKLAHAMAVFEMHARGPLFEEFSEKLQQECDKHWRAGKQMCEVLSLTGNPCTNPIHKGGSEGAGGGEQVEPRDDDGDLPIMEHSSGVRYVCACNCGRCQGPREDPFSLRQANYDYFQLLAKQCGCSQLESIQFPVFQPSIHNFRPAQLFPVTKRKDSFSRIELSTPQGQTQACSLGVNTLHDDVPVFGSGQSAPTSDLINDDHQRLSNKASLTPGDTTDVPDAHNVVIEVCDVDLENNKEPEQLHCSTPEVSDAEASEKSLVRQPSTTEYLPGMLHTESPVGLLPQFSSWSLVCLGPSSLYSHNLGLQHQTGVLATSAFLLPWDVTVRLEHQKERGSLWPMVGDNPSHSYNRGGKNFQNMNSIRGRKSKGGKEFVVKIFVGVEYECPRGHRFMASAPDKVLKATGTGIVKDSGNKVTSSTADMPLYFPCPCRQTKPLMAQLMRIHVVTPKAPVHVTLNPRVQPGPPPCPIFVTGCEEPIKLSQSAYWVLRLPYVYMGEKGPYLAPKEPVPIAHGRLLAGMYGISEVVPEKK, from the exons ATGAGGCCTCAAAAATTTAAACTCCCATTTAACACGGACAG CTTACCAAATGCAGAGAGAAAAGTTGTTGTCGTCTCTGTGTTTGGAAAGTCACACTTTCGTGCCAAAGCATGCAAAACTGAGATGCTCAGTTCTATCCTACAAACGAGTCTTTTGGATGATCCCACGGTGGACGAGGACGACTTG TGCGAAATAGAAGGATATCATGATGCGAAAGATCGTGTGGTTTACCTGCACGTTCGAGGACTCCTAGACACGCACACGTTGATCAATGCCTATGATCGGTTCATCGACAAGAGCGACAGCAAAGATTTCCTAACTGCTTGGGCTCATATGCGAGAAAAATACTCCAGAGCTCTGCTCGTCCTGTTCCACGTTTCTCATGTACTTATACTTACTCACCCTACCCACAGTTTTGATTACAGCTATGTTCACTTGTTTAGAGCGCTGGATGTCGTCAG GCAGAAGACCTCAGGACAAGTTGGAGAAATTCTAAGTGGAATTCCAGGACTTCCTAAGGATTGGGCTACAAATGTGAGACCATGTTCACCGCGGGTGCTTTTCTACTTTGAAACCTGTCCTTCGTCATTCCGGGATTCAGAAGGTGGCAACATTAAAAAGCTTGAACATTCGCTTGAGGAtcaaatatatcatatattaAGAAAAAACCGAATAGTCACTAATATTAG CACAAACTCGCTTTTTGCAATCCCAGCGAATCAGGAATTTGTTTATGTTCACACGGGGCCGACTGAGTCCAGAGACATCCTAGGTCACATGGTCAGGAAGCTAATTCAAAGCTGCAAAGTAAGCTCAGGTGGCGACACTTCAAGAAGCTTAGCCAGCGTGGATTCTCTATTCTTATCGAATGACTTAGAAGATG AAACACATACCTTCAAGTCGTTCCTTCAGCAGCACATAAGCTTAGCTTTTGCGAAAGGTTTTGACGACAACGTGGGGCGGCTTGCAGCACCTACTCATTTCCAA ATACCAACGCTGTCTCTCTTCTTTGAAGTTGTGAATAAGCTCATGGATTTCTTTGTCAAGAGAATGGACAGAGAAACTTCAACACTCCATCACTTACTTGACACTGATGTAAAGTTTAGTAAGAGCAGGTGCAGCAAGGTTCTGCCAAGAGCACTTCAAACATATCAAGACGGTCTTCCACAACACTACACCAG AGCATATCACGAAACTAAACTAGCACATGCCATGGCAGTATTTGAGATGCATGCACGTGGCCCACTGTTTGAAGAGTTCAGTGAAAAACTGCAGCAAGAATGTGACAAACACTGGCGGGCAGGCAAACAAATGTGCGAGGTGCTTTCATTGACTGGGAATCCTTGCACAAATCCAATCCATAAAGGTGGCAGTGAAGGGGCAGGAGGTGGAGAACAAGTGGAGCCTAGGGATGATGATGG CGATCTACCAATAATGGAGCATAGCAGTGGCGTAAGATACGTGTGTGCTTGCAACTGTGGCAGATGCCAAGGGCCAAGAGAGGATCCATTCAGCTTAAGACAGGCCAACtatgattattttcaattattggcCAAACAGTGTGGATGTTCGCAACTAGAAAGCATACAATTTCCAGTCTTTCAGCCCAGCATACACAATTTCAG ACCAGCACAACTATTTCCTGTTACAAAGCGAAAAGACTCATTTTCTCGTATTGAGCTGTCGACTCCACAGGGGCAAACGCAAGCTTGTAGCCTTGGTGTAAATACACTGCATG atGACGTTCCAGTGTTTGGCAGTGGACAGTCAGCGCCTACAAGCGATTTAATAAACGATGATCATCAGAGGCTCAGCAACAAAGCTAGTCTCACTCCGGGCGACACAACTGATGTCCCAGATGCCCACAATGTGGTTATCGAAGTGTGTGATGTAGACCTAGAAAACAACAAAG AACCTGAACAGTTACATTGTTCAACGCCTGAGGTTAGCGATGCAGAAGCATCAGAAAAGTCGCTTGTTCGACAGCCATCGACGACAGAGTATCTACCAGGTATGCTGCATACAGAATCCCCTGTTGGTCTCCTGCCGCAATTCTCCAGCTGGTCACTAGTCTGCCTTGGGCCTAGCAGTCTTTACTCGCACAACCTTGGACTGCAGCATCAGACCGGCGTATTGGCGACGTCAGCATTTTTACTACCCTGGGATGTGACGGTCAG ACTAGAGCACCAGAAGGAGAGAGGATCTCTGTGGCCAATGGTTGGCGACAATCCAAGTCACAGCTACAATCGGggaggtaaaaattttcaaaatatgaattcgATACGCGGCCGTAAATCTAAGGGGGGCAAGGAATTTGTTGTCAAAATATTTGTCGGCGTTGAATACGAGTGTCCACGAGGCCACAGGTTTATGGCATCTGCTCCTGATAAAGTCCTGAAGGCCACTGGAACTGGCATTGTCAAGGACAGCGGGAACAAAGTTACATCCAGCACGGCAGATATGCCTCTATACTTTCCGTGTCCCTGCAG GCAAACAAAGCCGCTAATGGCACAGTTGATGAGAATACATGTTGTAACGCCCAAGGCCCCGGTCCATGTCACCTTGAATCCACGGGTTCAACCAGGTCCCCCCCCTTGTCCGATTTTCGTCACTGGTTGCGAGGAACCAATAAAGTTATCGCAGAGCGCCTACTGGGTCCTTAGACTTCC ATATGTTTACATGGGCGAAAAGGGGCCTTATTTGGCTCCGAAAGAACCAGTACCTATAGCCCATGGCAGACTTTTAGCTGGAATGTACGGAATCAGTGAAGTTGTTCCAGAAAAGAAATGA
- the LOC107220549 gene encoding protein SMG8 isoform X2 produces MRPQKFKLPFNTDSLPNAERKVVVVSVFGKSHFRAKACKTEMLSSILQTSLLDDPTVDEDDLCEIEGYHDAKDRVVYLHVRGLLDTHTLINAYDRFIDKSDSKDFLTAWAHMREKYSRALLVLFHVSHVLILTHPTHSFDYSYVHLFRALDVVRQKTSGQVGEILSGIPGLPKDWATNVRPCSPRVLFYFETCPSSFRDSEGGNIKKLEHSLEDQIYHILRKNRIVTNISTNSLFAIPANQEFVYVHTGPTESRDILGHMVRKLIQSCKVSSGGDTSRSLASVDSLFLSNDLEDETHTFKSFLQQHISLAFAKGFDDNVGRLAAPTHFQIPTLSLFFEVVNKLMDFFVKRMDRETSTLHHLLDTDVKFSKSRCSKVLPRALQTYQDGLPQHYTRAYHETKLAHAMAVFEMHARGPLFEEFSEKLQQECDKHWRAGKQMCEVLSLTGNPCTNPIHKGGSEGAGGGEQVEPRDDDGDLPIMEHSSGVRYVCACNCGRCQGPREDPFSLRQANYDYFQLLAKQCGCSQLESIQFPVFQPSIHNFRPAQLFPVTKRKDSFSRIELSTPQGQTQACSLGVNTLHVFGSGQSAPTSDLINDDHQRLSNKASLTPGDTTDVPDAHNVVIEVCDVDLENNKEPEQLHCSTPEVSDAEASEKSLVRQPSTTEYLPGMLHTESPVGLLPQFSSWSLVCLGPSSLYSHNLGLQHQTGVLATSAFLLPWDVTVRLEHQKERGSLWPMVGDNPSHSYNRGGKNFQNMNSIRGRKSKGGKEFVVKIFVGVEYECPRGHRFMASAPDKVLKATGTGIVKDSGNKVTSSTADMPLYFPCPCRQTKPLMAQLMRIHVVTPKAPVHVTLNPRVQPGPPPCPIFVTGCEEPIKLSQSAYWVLRLPYVYMGEKGPYLAPKEPVPIAHGRLLAGMYGISEVVPEKK; encoded by the exons ATGAGGCCTCAAAAATTTAAACTCCCATTTAACACGGACAG CTTACCAAATGCAGAGAGAAAAGTTGTTGTCGTCTCTGTGTTTGGAAAGTCACACTTTCGTGCCAAAGCATGCAAAACTGAGATGCTCAGTTCTATCCTACAAACGAGTCTTTTGGATGATCCCACGGTGGACGAGGACGACTTG TGCGAAATAGAAGGATATCATGATGCGAAAGATCGTGTGGTTTACCTGCACGTTCGAGGACTCCTAGACACGCACACGTTGATCAATGCCTATGATCGGTTCATCGACAAGAGCGACAGCAAAGATTTCCTAACTGCTTGGGCTCATATGCGAGAAAAATACTCCAGAGCTCTGCTCGTCCTGTTCCACGTTTCTCATGTACTTATACTTACTCACCCTACCCACAGTTTTGATTACAGCTATGTTCACTTGTTTAGAGCGCTGGATGTCGTCAG GCAGAAGACCTCAGGACAAGTTGGAGAAATTCTAAGTGGAATTCCAGGACTTCCTAAGGATTGGGCTACAAATGTGAGACCATGTTCACCGCGGGTGCTTTTCTACTTTGAAACCTGTCCTTCGTCATTCCGGGATTCAGAAGGTGGCAACATTAAAAAGCTTGAACATTCGCTTGAGGAtcaaatatatcatatattaAGAAAAAACCGAATAGTCACTAATATTAG CACAAACTCGCTTTTTGCAATCCCAGCGAATCAGGAATTTGTTTATGTTCACACGGGGCCGACTGAGTCCAGAGACATCCTAGGTCACATGGTCAGGAAGCTAATTCAAAGCTGCAAAGTAAGCTCAGGTGGCGACACTTCAAGAAGCTTAGCCAGCGTGGATTCTCTATTCTTATCGAATGACTTAGAAGATG AAACACATACCTTCAAGTCGTTCCTTCAGCAGCACATAAGCTTAGCTTTTGCGAAAGGTTTTGACGACAACGTGGGGCGGCTTGCAGCACCTACTCATTTCCAA ATACCAACGCTGTCTCTCTTCTTTGAAGTTGTGAATAAGCTCATGGATTTCTTTGTCAAGAGAATGGACAGAGAAACTTCAACACTCCATCACTTACTTGACACTGATGTAAAGTTTAGTAAGAGCAGGTGCAGCAAGGTTCTGCCAAGAGCACTTCAAACATATCAAGACGGTCTTCCACAACACTACACCAG AGCATATCACGAAACTAAACTAGCACATGCCATGGCAGTATTTGAGATGCATGCACGTGGCCCACTGTTTGAAGAGTTCAGTGAAAAACTGCAGCAAGAATGTGACAAACACTGGCGGGCAGGCAAACAAATGTGCGAGGTGCTTTCATTGACTGGGAATCCTTGCACAAATCCAATCCATAAAGGTGGCAGTGAAGGGGCAGGAGGTGGAGAACAAGTGGAGCCTAGGGATGATGATGG CGATCTACCAATAATGGAGCATAGCAGTGGCGTAAGATACGTGTGTGCTTGCAACTGTGGCAGATGCCAAGGGCCAAGAGAGGATCCATTCAGCTTAAGACAGGCCAACtatgattattttcaattattggcCAAACAGTGTGGATGTTCGCAACTAGAAAGCATACAATTTCCAGTCTTTCAGCCCAGCATACACAATTTCAG ACCAGCACAACTATTTCCTGTTACAAAGCGAAAAGACTCATTTTCTCGTATTGAGCTGTCGACTCCACAGGGGCAAACGCAAGCTTGTAGCCTTGGTGTAAATACACTGCATG TGTTTGGCAGTGGACAGTCAGCGCCTACAAGCGATTTAATAAACGATGATCATCAGAGGCTCAGCAACAAAGCTAGTCTCACTCCGGGCGACACAACTGATGTCCCAGATGCCCACAATGTGGTTATCGAAGTGTGTGATGTAGACCTAGAAAACAACAAAG AACCTGAACAGTTACATTGTTCAACGCCTGAGGTTAGCGATGCAGAAGCATCAGAAAAGTCGCTTGTTCGACAGCCATCGACGACAGAGTATCTACCAGGTATGCTGCATACAGAATCCCCTGTTGGTCTCCTGCCGCAATTCTCCAGCTGGTCACTAGTCTGCCTTGGGCCTAGCAGTCTTTACTCGCACAACCTTGGACTGCAGCATCAGACCGGCGTATTGGCGACGTCAGCATTTTTACTACCCTGGGATGTGACGGTCAG ACTAGAGCACCAGAAGGAGAGAGGATCTCTGTGGCCAATGGTTGGCGACAATCCAAGTCACAGCTACAATCGGggaggtaaaaattttcaaaatatgaattcgATACGCGGCCGTAAATCTAAGGGGGGCAAGGAATTTGTTGTCAAAATATTTGTCGGCGTTGAATACGAGTGTCCACGAGGCCACAGGTTTATGGCATCTGCTCCTGATAAAGTCCTGAAGGCCACTGGAACTGGCATTGTCAAGGACAGCGGGAACAAAGTTACATCCAGCACGGCAGATATGCCTCTATACTTTCCGTGTCCCTGCAG GCAAACAAAGCCGCTAATGGCACAGTTGATGAGAATACATGTTGTAACGCCCAAGGCCCCGGTCCATGTCACCTTGAATCCACGGGTTCAACCAGGTCCCCCCCCTTGTCCGATTTTCGTCACTGGTTGCGAGGAACCAATAAAGTTATCGCAGAGCGCCTACTGGGTCCTTAGACTTCC ATATGTTTACATGGGCGAAAAGGGGCCTTATTTGGCTCCGAAAGAACCAGTACCTATAGCCCATGGCAGACTTTTAGCTGGAATGTACGGAATCAGTGAAGTTGTTCCAGAAAAGAAATGA